Within the Acidobacteriota bacterium genome, the region GAAGTTCCCGAAGACGATCGGCTCGATCGTATTCGCAGTGACGGCTATCCTCTTGTTCGTCATTCTCAGAAGAGGTCTCACCCTCGGCCAGATTGCGACCGCCCTGATGATCTGTGTGCCCCTGATCCTGGCCGGCGCATGCCTCTTTGCGCCTGATAGGAGTCACGCTGACAGCAGGGCCGATGCCGCGCCCTGCCCCGCCCCTCACCCATGACCACACACACGTGGCCTTGCGTTGACGATGAGCCTGTGCAGGCACTTCACACAGTCACACCACTCATGGAGGATGCGTCATGAAACGGCCGGCTCTGTGCCACGTAGCACTGCCGGTGATCATCGGCGCTCACGGGCGTTCTGTGACTTGGTCGCTACCGGCTTGGGCGCAATAGGACTCTCATACGAGGTGCGGAAGGACAATTGACCACCCCAGCGTTATCCCATCATTCAGGGAGGATCCCATGAAAATCCTGTGCTCGTGCATCGCCGTCTTCACACTCCTGGCTGTGGTCGCCGCACCCGCGCTGGCCCAAACAGCGTTGCGCGTTGGCGTGTTCGACTCGCGGGCGATCGCCATCGCGTATGGCCAATCCCCCGCGTTCGGCCAGGAGATGCAACAACTCCGGGCGCAGTTCCAGCAGGCGAAGACCGACAAGAACGACACCCTCGCGGCAGAGCTTGAAGCCAAGGGGCAGACGCAACAGACACTCCTGCATTTGCAGGGCTTCAGCACTGGTTCCGTGTCGGAGATCCTTGCGATGTTCAAGGACGCCGTGACGGCCGTGGCGAAGGAGGCGAAGGTGTCAGCGGTGGTCTCCCAGTATGAACTGGCGTATCAAGGCCCGAACATCGAGACGGTCGATGTCACAGAGGCCTTAGTCAAGAGGATCAACGATTCACCGAGGGTGGTAGCGCTGCTGGGAGAACTGAAGAAGAACAAGCCCCTGCCGATGCTGGAGGCACTCGGTCTGCGGGACAAAGACTAGCGTGAGTTTACCGCGCGATTGGCCACGGGGCCACTGAAGGCCCGTGGTTATTGAAGAAACTACGCGCCTGCCGTATACAACAAATCGTCTACTGACACGCCGAGCCCGGCCAGGAAGGGCGCCAGCGTCGGCTCGACGTCTTCGAGTTGCGTCGTGACGTGGGTCCGGCTCTTGCCGCCGCTGGGGGGGGCCGCGCGACCGTGACACGCCGGACCCGGGTGAGCGCGTCCACCAGGGCCTCCATACTCGCGTAGGGCGCGTGAAGGCGCCAGTCGCGTCCGGGGCGGGCGCCGCCGCGTCTCGAGATCGGCTTGTTCCACCAGGACACGGACATCGCTGTATTCGACGCATACGCTACGCGCCGCCGGCCGCCATCTCTCGGGCCGCCGCACGCACGGCCCGCGGTTGCCGAATGGCCAGATACGTTCGAGAGCCTCTCTTCAGTTCGTGCCAGAGGTCCCACGCGTCCTGCACGTTCAGCCAGAACTGTGCCGTCGTGCCAAAGTAGGCGGCGAGACGAAGCGCCGTATCGGCGCTGATACCACGCTTGCCCTTGACGACCTCGTTCAGCCGGTTGGCCGTCAACCCCAGTGCCCGTGCTACTTCCGCCTGCGAGAGGTCCAGATCGTCGAGAAAGTGCGAGACCATTTCACCTGGCGAGGTGGGGGGGCGGTTGGTCGGCAACCCGTGGGCCTTCAGCAGCCTAGTGATAGTCTCCACACCACACCTCCTCGGCGGCGCCCTCATCCCAGTGGAAGGCGACACGGTATTGGTCGTTGACGCGTACGCTGTAGCGGCGATCCGAGAGCCGCTCGAATCGGTTGCCCGGCGGCTGTGCCATGTCTCCGACGACGTGGGCACGCTGCAGTTGGTCGAGCAGTCGGCGTGCTCGGGGCCACAAGGAGACGGGGAGCTGTTTCCGCGCAGCCTTGCTGGAGCGTCCGTTGAAGATGTCCTCGGTGCCCGCGTCCGCGAAGGTCCGAATCACGCAATTGAGTATACCCGATTACCGATGATCCGTAGATCCCTGGCTCGGACCGTGATTCGAATGTGCTGGGTCCGCGCACAGGACCGATGACACCCGCTGCGGCCGAGCCGACCTCCGCACCATCTACGTGCCGCTCGACGTCGCCACGCTGGCCACCACGAGCTGCCTGGGGGGCGACCCGGTCCGATAGCGGGTGATGTGTTCACCTCGCGCAGCGGCACGCGGGTGGAGACGCCTCAATGCTTCGTCTACGGCAGGCTCTGGCCCTAGCCGCATGAATGCAAACTCGTGTCCAGAGAACCGGGCGGGTACACTCGCGCCTGTACTCACGCCGCGCACGAAGGGCATGGCCGTTGCCTTCTTCTTCTGAGCCTGCGCCTGCATCGGTTCCCCGGCGGTAAGGAGGTTCTGTGCGAGCTGACTGGATCACGCGGACGGTACGATTGTTCGCGGCGCCTGGGGTGCTGATCGGCGGTTTCGCACTCCTGAGCATTCTCGTTGGAGGCCCCGGGCGCGGTACACCAATGCCGTGGGTGTTGCCGGGTGCTCCGTTCGGCACGGGAACCCAACTCGGCATTCTCACTCTGGGTGTAGGCTTTGCGTTGTGGTTCGCGGGCGCCGTCCTCGCTCTGCTTCCGTCTCGCTGGGGCCGTACGGCGGCAAGCGTCCTGATTGCGGGCGGTGTTGTTTCGGCGTTCTTACACGCGGTCTGGTGGCAAAGCGGCCAGCTTCCGTCTCACAACGTTCTGATGGGCGTGATTATTTTCGCCCTGCCGCCGTTGGCGACTGCGGCTCTGATCCTGTGGGATCGCAAGCGCACCAGCGGTTGAACCCGACCAGAGTCACGCTCGGGGAGCCTGTCTCACGCCACGCGCAGCACTGGAGCCGCGATCTCCGTCTTCCACACGTCATCGTGTCCCGGTGGGATTCAAACCCGGTCGGCCTCTGACAGCGTCCTGGAACGACAATCCCGCCTCCCCTGATGCGGGTGGTGTGACGTACCGATGCGGCAGGGGCAGCCTTGTGTTTCGGAACCGAGCGTCGGTGCCACGCCAAGGGCATCGATTTGTGACGGGCTCAACGACTCTGCGCAGCGGGAGTCGGTAGTTCGGCCATTCTCGTCTTGCGCCAAAGGATCAGAAGCGCCAACGAAATCGGCCAGAACGCTAGAAACCACCAATGGATGCCCTCACTGCGGCGCCCAGCGGCGGCAAGCACGAGTGCGCTGAGACCGTAGTAGGCCACCACGCCAGATGTGAAGAGGCCCGTAGGTTTTCTCCAGACCAGGAGAAAGAGCACCAGAATTGGAACTCCAAACAACGGCGGTGACATGTTGCCCTGGAGGGCGCCCACCATGGCAACGCAACAGACCGGCCAAGCGATCGCGAGGCCGGTCATTCGCCAGTCTCGACGGAGGCGATGATCCTTGACGGTCATCACTATGTGGCCGACAGCGATCGCGGGCCATGTGGCCAGAGCGGCAGCCCCGGCAATCCACCAAAGGGTCCAGGCATGTTCCCACATTGAAAGTCTCCTACGCCTGTTCGAGATCAGCATTCCGTCGCTGCCACCCTTGCGCCGGGGACTTACATGAGGGTGAACACGTACCAGAGCACCAGCATCGTGTTGACTCCGACGAGTACCAGGGTCGCCGCACGCGCCGTCCCTGCAAGAAGCCATCCCGCCGCGAACGCCGTCACGAGACCGATCGCCGCCAAAAGAAGCGAGATCCAGGTGAGTGCCGACGTGCTGAGCTCGCCCATGCCCAGAGGAAACCCGTGAAGATAGAGATTGACGCGTTCTGCCTGCGTGCTACCGTGGTCGAAGGCCCGTACCGAGCGAAGGATGTTCCAGGCCTGGAGCCCGACCAGAGCGCAACTCGCGACGACCAGCGCGACAGCAGTTCGTCGATGTGGACGGGGTACGGCGAGAGATGTGACGATTGCATCCTTCGGGATCGAGTTGCGGGAATCATACAGGCAATCCCGGAGAGTGAATGTATGTAAGTCAGGACACCTTGCCCTGCGCGTGGGAACGCGCTTCATACTCCGCGGGCCGTACTTATGCGATCGGTTCAAGGCGACAACGCAGTTCTCCACCCAAACGAGGTGAAATGCGGTGAAGTCTGCGGTGACGTTCGAGACCGCGATTGTCGTCGCTCGAGAGCGCGTCTTGGACGTCTACGGTTTCCGCGGGACAGCGGTCTGGCCGGCACCAGACGACACTCGGGAGTGCCCGCCCATATTACGTCGAGGTGCCCATGCGCGTCGGGGCGAGTTCGGTGTCGCGCTGCAGATGACGCATGCCGAAGAGCCACGCGATCCCGGCGAGCAGGAACATCACACCTACGATCAGGAACGACTTGTTCATGTCGTGGCCGAAGTAGTCGTTCAGCAAGCCGATGACGACCGGCGAGATGACGTCGCCCAGCGCATGAATGATGAAGATGTTGACCGCGAAGGCCGCCGCACGCATCGACGGATGCGTGACGTTGGCGAGAATCGTGTTGGTTGGACCGGTATTGAAGAACAGGCAGAACAACGTCAGGAAGACGAAGGGCCAGATCCACGCGACCGGCACGTAGAGCGTCGCGAGAAAGAGCGGGAAGCCGATGATCATCGCCGTGCCCGACACGAGGAAATACGACCCGGGAAAACGCCGCCGCAGCTTGTCGCCGGCAATCCCGCCGGCCAGCGTGGCCGTCAACCCCGCCACCGCGACGATGCCGCCAAAGAGCACCGTGGACGCCCAGTCGGAGACACCGCGCTGCTTCTGAAGGTAGTACGGCATCCACATCGCAATCCCGCCGATGGCAAACGTCATAGCCGTCATGCCGATGGTGCAGAAGACGTACGACGGCGTACGAAAGAGCAGCTTGTAGTCGCTCCAGCGCACCTTGACGTGGCCGTGTCCCGCACCCGGATCCGCCTGCCCCCGCGTCGGCTCGCGCATGAAGAGACTCATTGCGCCGAGAATCAAACCCGGAATGACGACCAGGTAGAAGGCCCATCGCCAGCTTTCGTGGCGGGCGCCAAGCAGTGCAGCACCCCAGTCACCGATCCCCGAGTGCGCAACGAGACCGCCGAGGCCGTATCCGAGGGCGCTCCCAACCGGAATCGCCATGTAGAACCACGCAAGCACCTGCCCCCGCTTCTCCACCGGATACAGGTCCGAGATGATCGTCGGAGCCACGGGGCCGTACGCGGCCTCCCCAACGCCGACGAAGCACCGTGTCAGTAAGAGAACCGCCAGCGTGCCGGATAACCCCGACGCGCCGCTCGCCAGGCTCCAGAGCGCCACGCCGATGCCGACGAGGACCCAGCGCGAGTAGCGTTCGGCCAAACGGGCGAACACCGGTGCGCCGATCATGTAGGTGACCATGAAGGCGGTGCCGAGCACACCGATGAGTGCGTCCTCAGGCTTGAACCCCATCCGCTGCTGCAACCACGAGACCATCGCCGTCAGCGTAGGGCCCGTCGGCAGCGTGTCCTTGATTTCCCCGACGACAGACGCGAGGACCATGCGGTCGACGTAGTTGAACAGATTGATGAGCAACAGCAGCACGAGCGCCATGCGGGCGCCGGGGAACGCTACGGCAGCTGAGGATCGGCGGGTATCGGGCATAGGAATCGTTTCCTGTTGCGAGTGTCCGGTTACTGGTGTCCTACTGTTTCACGAGCGTCACCCCGTTGAGCACCATCCCGTATCCGGCATCCTTGCCCTGCGGCGCCGTGTCGATCCGATACAGTCGGGAGTAGTACGCTGGGCGGGACACCAGCATCGACGCTTCCTCGAAGGTGACATTCGCGGTATCGACGACGGCCGGGGGGATGGTCGCGCGGATGTTATATCAGTTGCCGCAGCTACCGCCACGATCAGCAGTCGAGCATTCGGACAAGCCCAAGCCAATGCCATCGCGCTCTACAACAACACCAGAAGCGGGATGCAGATCCAGACCCTCTTCCGGGACGAGACGACGGGTGCCCTCGACCCGGAGACGGCGCCGCTGTATGTCGCCATGCTGCGCAAGGTCCAGCAGTTGGGGGACGTGCGGCAGATCTTCTATGTCACGCACTCACCTGTGGCGGCGGCGTTGGCCGATGCGCAGATTCAGCTCGCTGGAGGCACGGCGACCGTCGCGTGGCCGCCATTCAGGGAGGCGGCCTGAAGGTGTAAGTCGACTGAGTGTTCGCTCACCTGCGCTTCTTCAGGAGAGTGTCGCCAATCGGCCCTGTGCCCGGGCGCGGACCTGTGTGGAGGGAGCGCCGTGACGAGCGGTCACGTTCACCAACCCAGCGGAGCCACCCCGTTTATGCGTCCTCTCGTCACCACCCTCCGAGGCGAACGTCCGACGTCCCTCCGAAACGCCGTCCAGGTGGTAGACTCGGCTCGGCCGACGGCCGACACATCGACACAGGAGTTCCATGAAGTTCCTGCTCCTCACCATTTGCGGAGTCCTCATCTTCGCGCTCACGATGACCTTTGTCCCCCTGCTACCGGCGTGGGTCGACTACGCTGCGAGAGCGGGATTGCTTCTCCTTTTCGCCGGGCTGTGGTGGGTCGCACGCGAGGGGCACCGGTTGAGCCGCTTCCGGCCGGTGTTCTTTGCGTACTTCGCCGCGGTGTTCAGCCTGTCGTTGGGGTACTTCTTCGCAGACAGCGGGCTGAGGATTCTGGGACTGACCACGCACACGCCGACCGGCATCGCGGCGGCGAAGTGTCTGCAGGCGTCGCTGATCGTCTTCGGGATTCTCGTGGTGGCGTGGCTCTGCGGTGAAGATCCGGCCTCCCTCTACCTCCGGAAAGGTCGTTTAGCACTCGGCCTCAGCGTGGGGGCGATTACCGCTGCGGCACTTCTGGTTCTGACCCTGCAGCAACCGGCCGTGAGAGCCCTCGGCACAGCCAGGCTGTTGTCATTGGCCCCATGGATCCTGCTCTTCGTGGTCTCCAACGCCTTCATGGAGGAACTCCTCTTTCGCGGATTGTTTCTTGGACGATACGAATCGCTGATTGGCACATGGCCGGCCATTCTCTCGACGGCCCTGGCGTTCACGCTGGCTCACCTGCAGGTCGCCTACACGCCAGACCTCTGGGGTTTTCTGCTCGTGCTCCTCGGGTTCTCGATCGCGTGGGGGTGGCTGATGCAGAAGACCGCGAGTGTGTGGGGATCGGTCTTGTTTCACGCCGGGGCGGATTTGTTGATTGTCTTGCCCATCTTCGGCGCCTTGGGTGCTGCGTAATCGGCGTGGCGGGGCAGGCCCGGACCGCGCTCGAGAACATCCAGCCTCGTTTCATA harbors:
- a CDS encoding HigA family addiction module antitoxin, translating into METITRLLKAHGLPTNRPPTSPGEMVSHFLDDLDLSQAEVARALGLTANRLNEVVKGKRGISADTALRLAAYFGTTAQFWLNVQDAWDLWHELKRGSRTYLAIRQPRAVRAAAREMAAGGA
- a CDS encoding type II toxin-antitoxin system RelE/ParE family toxin → MIRTFADAGTEDIFNGRSSKAARKQLPVSLWPRARRLLDQLQRAHVVGDMAQPPGNRFERLSDRRYSVRVNDQYRVAFHWDEGAAEEVWCGDYH
- a CDS encoding MFS transporter yields the protein MPDTRRSSAAVAFPGARMALVLLLLINLFNYVDRMVLASVVGEIKDTLPTGPTLTAMVSWLQQRMGFKPEDALIGVLGTAFMVTYMIGAPVFARLAERYSRWVLVGIGVALWSLASGASGLSGTLAVLLLTRCFVGVGEAAYGPVAPTIISDLYPVEKRGQVLAWFYMAIPVGSALGYGLGGLVAHSGIGDWGAALLGARHESWRWAFYLVVIPGLILGAMSLFMREPTRGQADPGAGHGHVKVRWSDYKLLFRTPSYVFCTIGMTAMTFAIGGIAMWMPYYLQKQRGVSDWASTVLFGGIVAVAGLTATLAGGIAGDKLRRRFPGSYFLVSGTAMIIGFPLFLATLYVPVAWIWPFVFLTLFCLFFNTGPTNTILANVTHPSMRAAAFAVNIFIIHALGDVISPVVIGLLNDYFGHDMNKSFLIVGVMFLLAGIAWLFGMRHLQRDTELAPTRMGTST
- a CDS encoding CPBP family intramembrane metalloprotease, which encodes MKFLLLTICGVLIFALTMTFVPLLPAWVDYAARAGLLLLFAGLWWVAREGHRLSRFRPVFFAYFAAVFSLSLGYFFADSGLRILGLTTHTPTGIAAAKCLQASLIVFGILVVAWLCGEDPASLYLRKGRLALGLSVGAITAAALLVLTLQQPAVRALGTARLLSLAPWILLFVVSNAFMEELLFRGLFLGRYESLIGTWPAILSTALAFTLAHLQVAYTPDLWGFLLVLLGFSIAWGWLMQKTASVWGSVLFHAGADLLIVLPIFGALGAA